One candidate division WOR-3 bacterium DNA window includes the following coding sequences:
- a CDS encoding small multi-drug export protein produces MREAIIEKLEGIGLSPELTVFLIALLPIVELRGAVPVGINFYHLVWYKTVILALLGNLLPVPFLLLLLAKIAQVLSKIPLFAKFFNWLFTRTRKKSKVIEEYKFWGLLIFVAIPLPGTGAWTGSVAAFLLGMDFKLSLLAISLGVFLACILVTSLSLLGLWGLIIAGIALAILLIGRLIKSS; encoded by the coding sequence ATGCGCGAGGCAATAATTGAGAAGTTAGAAGGTATCGGTCTTTCTCCAGAGTTGACAGTTTTTCTTATTGCCCTTTTACCAATTGTTGAGTTGCGGGGGGCAGTGCCGGTGGGTATAAATTTTTATCATTTGGTATGGTATAAAACAGTAATCCTTGCCCTCTTAGGAAATCTTTTACCGGTCCCTTTCCTCCTTCTCCTTTTGGCTAAAATCGCCCAGGTTTTAAGCAAAATTCCGCTCTTCGCTAAGTTTTTTAATTGGCTCTTTACCCGAACCCGGAAAAAAAGTAAAGTGATTGAGGAGTATAAATTCTGGGGACTATTAATTTTTGTCGCCATCCCTTTACCCGGAACCGGGGCTTGGACTGGCTCGGTTGCCGCTTTCCTTTTGGGAATGGATTTTAAGTTGAGTCTTCTCGCTATCAGCCTCGGGGTATTTTTAGCTTGTATTTTGGTGACGAGTCTATCCCTTTTGGGACTTTGGGGCTTAATCATCGCGGGGATTGCCTTAGCAATTTTACTGATTGGGAGATTAATAAAGAGTTCCTAA
- the purH gene encoding bifunctional phosphoribosylaminoimidazolecarboxamide formyltransferase/IMP cyclohydrolase yields the protein MKKFALISLYDKEGIVNLAEILVSQGYEILSTSQTANFLKKEGLKVVEVSEFTNFPEILKGRVKTLHPKIFGGILSYREEAIEPIDFVICNLYPFEEMMKKDLTLDEMIEYIDIGGVSLLRAGAKNYKFVVTIPKKEFYPVVIKELRARGEVSEETKKLLALATFEIVTHYDAVISEYLREKFSIVDFPHYFTKSFLKTLPLRYGENPHQRGIFYLSPFSQMRIEQLGGKELSYNNLLDIDSTLSLLEDFSEATACIMKHNTPCGVGCADDIAEAFSKALESDRKSAFGGVIGVNREVSEKLAEEIRPLFFEVVVAPNFSEEALKILKKKKDLRLIQFSGFLPDLTIRSCLGGILLTDRDKIKDEKKEWQIVSKRRPSEKEMSDLAFAWKVCKFVRSNAIVIAKDEMTVGIGAGQMSRVDSVEIAIKKAEGREKGAVLASDGFFPFRDSIDLAGRAGITAIVEPGGSIRDEEVIKAADENGIALLFTGIRHFRH from the coding sequence ATGAAAAAATTTGCTTTAATTAGTCTCTATGATAAAGAAGGGATTGTAAACCTAGCTGAAATTTTAGTAAGCCAAGGTTATGAAATTTTATCAACTTCCCAGACCGCTAATTTTTTGAAAAAGGAAGGGTTAAAGGTGGTGGAAGTATCAGAATTTACCAATTTCCCCGAGATTTTGAAAGGAAGGGTAAAGACCCTCCACCCCAAAATCTTCGGCGGCATCCTTTCCTACCGAGAAGAAGCGATTGAGCCGATTGATTTTGTCATTTGTAACCTCTACCCATTTGAGGAAATGATGAAGAAAGATCTCACTCTGGATGAGATGATTGAGTATATTGATATCGGCGGTGTCTCCCTCTTGCGCGCCGGGGCGAAGAATTATAAATTTGTGGTCACAATTCCCAAAAAAGAATTTTATCCAGTCGTGATTAAAGAACTAAGAGCAAGAGGTGAGGTCTCCGAGGAGACGAAAAAATTATTAGCGCTTGCCACCTTTGAGATTGTCACTCATTACGATGCGGTGATTAGTGAGTATTTAAGAGAAAAATTCTCAATCGTGGACTTCCCCCATTACTTTACCAAATCCTTTCTTAAAACTTTACCCCTCCGTTACGGAGAAAATCCCCACCAGAGGGGAATTTTTTACCTCTCTCCTTTCTCCCAAATGAGAATTGAACAACTGGGGGGAAAGGAATTATCCTATAACAATCTTTTAGACATTGACTCCACCCTTTCTCTATTAGAAGATTTTTCCGAGGCGACCGCCTGCATTATGAAGCACAATACCCCCTGTGGTGTCGGCTGCGCCGATGATATTGCCGAGGCATTCTCTAAGGCATTAGAAAGTGATAGAAAGTCGGCATTTGGTGGAGTGATCGGCGTTAACCGGGAAGTATCGGAAAAGTTGGCAGAAGAAATTCGTCCCTTATTTTTTGAGGTAGTCGTTGCCCCCAACTTCTCAGAAGAAGCCCTAAAAATTTTGAAAAAAAAGAAGGATTTACGGCTCATCCAATTTTCTGGTTTTCTTCCGGATTTGACCATTCGTTCCTGCCTCGGAGGTATCCTTCTCACTGACCGTGATAAAATAAAAGATGAAAAAAAAGAATGGCAGATCGTGAGTAAGAGAAGACCTTCGGAAAAAGAGATGAGCGATTTGGCATTTGCCTGGAAGGTTTGCAAATTTGTCCGTTCCAATGCCATCGTGATTGCGAAGGATGAAATGACCGTCGGTATTGGTGCGGGACAAATGTCTCGGGTTGATTCGGTTGAAATCGCCATTAAAAAAGCAGAAGGTAGAGAAAAAGGAGCAGTCTTAGCATCGGATGGCTTCTTTCCGTTTCGGGATTCTATCGACTTAGCCGGGCG